TCTCCAAAGAGAACCCCTTTATTTATCAAACAGGATATAGACATTAATTCATTGTTCTACCAGTTCGGTATCGGACTGAAATATAATGTATCAAGGCTTGTTGATATTGAAGCAAGAACCATGTACGTTATCAGTGGAGATGATGAATTTGACGGCGGCGGATGGGCAGGCCCGGATAACTATGATCCGGCTTCTTCTACTCCGAAATACAACATGCTCAACAAAAGACGTTCTGATAATATGTGGACCGTTAACTTAGGAGTTTCTTTCAAAATAGGAAAACAGCTTTCTCACCTTGCTTGGCATGATCCTCTGCAGGAAGCGTATTACAGAACCAGTGTTCTTGAAAACGCCAGTTCAGAACTTGTGGTATGCGAAAAAGGAGATGCAGATAACGACGGTGTTTGTGACGACTGGGACAGACAGCTTGATACTCCGGCAGGGGCAAGAGTGGATGGTGCCGGTGTTGCGTTAGATATGGATCTTGACGGAGTAATCGATCTATACGATAAATGCGTTACTGTTCCGGGACCTGTAGAAAATAACGGATGTCCTACGAACAAATAATGTGTAAAATGAATCATTTAATTAACTAAATAAAAAATACATTATGAAATTAAGTTTAGCAATTGTTGCACTAGCACTAACTGTTCCGGCAGTGGCCTTTGCACAAGACTCAACGGCAGTTTCTTCCAACGGAGAATATCCGAACACTTTTTCTTCGGGTTCTGCCAATGTTTCCCCATTTACAAATAAATCCAAGAGATTTAATGATTGGTCTATTTCAGCTGGTGCAGGTGTACCTTTGATTCAGTCCGCAGATTTAACATCTATAAAAAATGGTAACGGGAAAAACCTTTTCGGATATTCCGCTTATGTAAGTATTGACAAAGCTATTACACATGCGTTTGGTTTAAAATTACAATACGACAGAGGGGAAACCAGACAGGGATGGTTTAATACAAAAGATCCTGTTCCCAATAATTTACCTTACCAGCAGGTAGGTGCCAGAACACAGTATGACGCAATCTCTATTTTAGGAGACATCAACTTCTCAAATCTTTTGAGAAGAGTAGACAATCACTCTCCTTACAGATGGGCTTTACACGGTTATGCGGGTGTCGGTACAATAGCTTACAGAGCATATCAGAAAGATAAGGCAGGACAAAGAATGGTTACGGAAGTTAAACCTTTCCAGTTAGGATCAATGTTCGCTCAGGTGGGTACAGGTCTTAAATATAATGTAAGCAACAGAATTGACCTTGAAGCTCGATTGATGTACGTTGTTACGGGTGATGACGAATTCGATGGTGGAGGATCTAAATACAGCGCAATCAACCAACGCGAAGAGCAGGTTTCTGACAACTTCTTCAATGCAACATTGGGGGTTAGTATTAAACTTGGAAAACACGAATCTCACTTAATGTGGCACGACCCACTTCAGGAGATCTATTACAAACTGGATGTTTTAGCGAATAAAAATCAGGATATTGAAGTTTGTAAAAAAGGAGATGCCGACAACGATGGTGTTTGTGATGACTGGGACAGACAGCTTGACACGCCTGCAGGGGCAAGAGTGGATGGTGCTGGTGTAGCATTAGATACCGATCTGGATGGTGTTATTGACCTTTATGATAAATGTGTAACTGTTCCGGGACCTGTAGAAAATAACGGATGTCCAACAACAACAAGCGGACCGGTACAGGAAGAAACAAGAAGTCTTGAAGGAATTGAGTTTGATCTTAATTCAGACAGAATTCTACCTTCTAACACTCCGATACTGAATAACGCTGTTAACTATATCAATACTTCAACTGGAAATTATACCGTGGTAGGAGCAACCGATACAAGAGGTACTGATGCCTACAACCAGAAATTATCAGAAAGAAGAGCGAACAACGTTAAAGACTATCTTGTTAAAAACGGAGTTCAGTCAGGAAAACTTAATGCAGTAGGAAAAGGTAAGAAAGATCTTAAATATCCTGAATGTAATCCTGCAACGAAATGTCCTGAATGGAAAAACAGAGCAAACAGAAGAGTTTACTTTGAAGCCAAATAATAATAAACTTTTTAGTACATTATATAAAAGCCATGCATCGCGTGGCTTTTTTTGTTGTCATACTTTTCTTACTTTTACATGATGATTTCTCCGCAAGACTTTAAAAAATTAAAATATGAGACCCTTAAACATTTTTGGGGGTACAGTACCTTTAGAGATTCTCAGGAAGAAATTATAGATTCTCTTATCTATGGAAAAGATACGTTGGCTTTATTGCCCACAGGTGCCGGCAAATCTCTGTGCTATCAGTTACCCGCTTTGTTAAAAGAGGGAGTGTGTCTGGTAATTTCGCCTTTACTGGCATTAATGAAGGATCAGGTCAACCAGCTTAAGGCAAGACAAATTGACGCAGAATATCTGTCATCTGAATTAGATGAATTTGACGCTGAACTCATTTACAACAGATGTAAGGAAGGCCTAACTAAGTTACTGTATATTTCCCCGGAAAGATTAACCAATAGTCAGTTTTTACAGAATATTGCAGAAATTCAAATGTCTTTCATCGCAGTGGATGAAGCACACTGTATTTCTGAATGGGGGCAGGATTTCAGACCCAGCTATCAGCATATAAAAGAGTTCAGAAAAAATAATCCCGAAATTGCCTGCCTGGCTTTAACTGCAACAGCGACTCCAAAAGTTTTAGACGAAATTAAAACGAAGCTTGAATTTAAAAATCCTGAAATTTTTCAGAAAAGCTTCAGGAGGGATAATATCAAAATTTTTTCAGAAGAAGTTTCCGACAAATATCAAAGAGTTTTTGATATCCTGAAATATGCTACAAAATCAGGAATAATATATGTCCGAACCCGTAAAGACGCAGAGCAGCTTTGTGAATTTCTGCATCAAAAGCAGTTGACGAATGTTGACTATTTTCATGCAGGGTTAACTGCTAGAGAAAAAAATAATAAACAAAACATTTGGAATAACAGTGACAGAAATGTTCTGATCTCTACAAATGCATTCGGAATGGGAATAGATAAGGATAACGTCCGTTTTGTCATCCACTTCTCTCCTTCTCCCTCCATTGAAAATTATTATCAGGAAATTGGAAGAACGGGTAGAGACGGAAAAAAAAGTTTTGCTTTTCTTCTTTGGAATCAACAGGAGTTATTGAATTTCGATCAGATTCTGAAAAATCAAATTCCCAATAAAGCAGAATTTTTAAAGATCATTACTTACCTCTACTCTGTATTTCAGGTGGCTGAACACGAATTGCCAGAAAAAGTTTTTCAGTTAAATTTTAACGGAATTCAGAACTTCACGAAATTATCAAAAGCTAAGATTACGAATGTTCTCACTTTTCTTCACAATCAGGAAATCATTTATTTCAATGATAATAAAAGTCTGTCATCATTAGAACTCTTTGTAAAAGGTGATGAATTAGATCAGCTTCCAAAAAAAGATGCCTATTTTATTGAGCTTTTACTACGTTCGATTTCCGGAGCTACGACTCACAAAGTAATGTTTAGCGAACAACAGCTGAGTAATAAAATTTCCATCGATAATCATTTGATCAAAGAAAGACTGAAAGAACTTCAGCAAAAAGGTTATTTGGAATATATTGACGGAGCTTTATCCAGCATTAAATTTCTAAAACCGAGAAATGAAAGACTGATACATTCTGCCTATTGGAAATTGTTTGAGCATATTCAAAAAAATAAAATTCAGAAGTGGGAAGAAATGAAATTCTATATTGAAGACAGTCAGTATTGTAAAATGAAGCTCATTCTTTCTTATTTTGGAGAAAAAAATACAAAAAACTGTGGAATCTGCTCTGTCTGCGAAAAAAATAAGCAGTCTATTTTTGGTAAGAATATTGGTTTGGAAATCATTAATTTATTATCTAAAAAATCGGCAACCATTGAGGAATTATCTATTCAGATGACGTATCATTCCAAAGAAAATATATTGGAAAATTTAATTTACCTGTTAGATTCCGGAAAGGTAAAAATGTTGAATTTCAAGACCTACGCCTTAGCATAGGTTCCAGGTAATTTTTAATAAATAATGATTTGAATTTTTTAATTTTTAAATCTTTTAATCCTTTAATAAAGACCTTATCTTTGCACCATGAAATCATTGAAAGTAGTTTTTTTAGGAACTCCGGAGTTTGCAAAAACGTCACTGGAGGCCGTTCATCAATCTCATCATGAAGTTGTAGGTGTTGTGACCGTGGCTGATAAAGCCAGCGGGCGCGGACAGAAAATTAATCAATCACCTGTAAAAGTTTTTGCCGTTGAGAATAACCTGCCTGTTTTTCAGCCTGAAAAATTAAGAAATCCTGAATTTCTCGAAGAATTAAGAAAGCTGAATGCGGATGTTTTTATTGTGGTTGCCTTCAGAATGATGCCTAAAGTATTATTTGAAATGCCAAAAATGGGAACTTTCAACCTCCACGCTTCTTTACTACCCGATTACAGAGGCGCAGCGCCTATTAATTATGCAGTCATTAACGGTGAAGAAAAGACAGGTGCCACGACTTTCTTTATCAATGAAAAAATAGACGAAGGAAATATTCTATTACAGGAAGAAATCCCGGTGCTGGAAGACGAAAATGCAGGCCATCTTCACGACAGATTAATGGAAATGGGTTCAAAACTGGTGGTTAAAACATTAAATGGACTGGCTGAAAACTCAATTACAGAAAGACCTCAGCCGCACGTTGAACATCCGAAAAATGCCTATAAGATCTTTAAAGAAGATACAAGAATCGATTGGACTAAAACCTCAAAAGAAGTTCACCAGTTTATTTTGGGAATGTCTCCTTATCCGGCAGCTTTCACCACATTAAAAATTAATGAGGAAGACAAAGGATTAAAAATATTTGGCGGAAAATTTGAAATTCTAAACCACGGAAAAACCGTCGGAAGCTTAGAAATCTCTAAAAGCGAATTTAAGATCTACACTCAGGACGGCATTTATTATCCTATAGAATTACAATTAGAAGGAAAGAAAAGAATGAATATCAAAGATTTTCTGAATGGTTTCAGAAGTTTTGAAGAAATAAAAATGGCTTGATTTTTCAAGCCATTTTTTATGTGAATTGTGAATTGTGAATTTTGCTTCGCAAGTGAATTTAAAAACGTATCAAAAAAATTGATAACGAAGTTTATTCACCATTCACATTTTATAGTTGAACCAACTCCGTCACCTCAACATCATATCCTCCTACCTGAGGTTTGATATCCGGATTTTGAGTGATTACTTTAAACTTATTAATTCCAAGATTCTTAAGGATCTGTGTTCCGATTCCATAATCTCTGTAATTGAAAGCAGCTGTCGGATGCTTTTGCTGCCCATCCTGATGATTGATGAACTGCTGTAGCTTTCTCAACGTATTTTCAGAATTTGAAACATTATTAATGAAAATAATAGCCCCTTTCCCTGCCTCATTCACCATATTGGTCACTTTCTCCAATAATGGCTTTTCTCCGTTGTTCAGCCTGGTCAAAACGTCAAAATAAGAATCAGAAGACTGAACTCTCACCAAAACAGGCTCATCAACTGTCCAAGTTCCTTTTGTTAAAGCAAAATGGATCTGATCATTAGATGTTTCTCTAAAAGCGAAGAAATCAAAATCACCATAAGCAGTTTTCACTTTTCTGTCTTCCAGTCTTTCGATCAAATTGCCTTTTTTAAGCTGATAATGAATTAAATCTTCAATAGATACAATTTTCATATCGTGCTTTTGAGCCAAAACTTGAAGATCCGGCAAACGAGACATAGAACCGTCTTCATTCATGATCTCACAGATCACCCCTCCTTCCTTTAAACCGGCAAGACAAGTAAGATCAATCGCAGCTTCCGTATGCCCTGCTCTTTTCAAAACACCTCCTTTTTTAGCACGAAGCGGGAAAATATGTCCGGGTCTCATAAAATCTGTCGGTTTGGATTTTTCATCCATCAAAGCTAAAATAGTTTTTGCTCTGTCGCCCGCAGAAATCCCTGTAGACGTACCGTTTCCAAGAAGGTCAACCGATACCGTAAAAGCTGTTTCTTTCGGATCGCTGCTTCTGCTAACCATCACTTCAAGCCCCAATTCGTCGCATCTTTTTTCAGGAAGTGGCATACAGATTAGCCCTCTGCCGTGAAGTGCCATGAAATTGATGATCTCAGGTGTTGTAAGTTCAGCAGCACAAAGAAAATCACCTTCATTTTCTCTGTCCTCATCATCTACTACTATGATTATTTTACCATTTTTAAGGTCTTCAATAGCCTCCGGAATGGTATTTAATTTAATATCAGACATTTTTACTTTTTAAATTTTTGTAAAGATACTCATAAAAATAAGCATCCTCCAATTAATATAAATGGTTTGTATTTGAATCTAAATTTCAACAATAAAAGTTTCTAAAATTTATTTTACACATAAGACGCATGAGATTAGTGGCCAACTTTGAAAAAATTGAGAACAAATAAGTTTAAAAATCTTTGATTTTTCATTCTTATATGATCCATTACTATTTTTTTTTATTTCTTAGAGGCTGTTTAAATTTTATTGCCAAAAATTTTTATAGCTATTTTGAGATGGATTTTTTGCTTCGTGTTTGCAGATCTAGCGGGCTAAATCAAAAATAGGAAGTGAAAAATACGCTCAAAAGAGCATCAAAATGGAGCAAAGATCAACTTCATTAAGGACAATAAATAAAACGGTAAAATTTTAAACAGGCTCTTACTCTACTATGACTTATATGTAAAAATTCTATTGGTGTTGATTTTTAACTAAATAATGAATCTTTTGCTTTTCTAATAATTTCGTAAGATGCCAATCTTTTCTGATGATCGTAAATGTGAGAATTAATCATTAATTCATCCACATTGTACTTTTCCTGAAAATTTTTCAGCATTTCTTCAATTTCAGATTGATCTCCTATAAAAGTATATCTCAGTTTCTGTAAAACCATAGATCTTTCCATTGGTGACCAGATATCGTCCATATTATCCACGGGCGGAGCAAAAGGTTTTCTGTCGTTTCTGACGATATTAATAAAAGCCTGGAATAAAGTCGTTGACATTTTATGTGCTTCTTCAGACGTTTCAGCGGCAATTCCGTTCACACAGGCGATGATATAAGGTTGAGCCAGATATTTTGAAGGTTCAAAATTCTGTCTGTAAATACTGAAAGCCATTTCCATCTGTTCCGGAGCAAAATGTCCTGCAAAAGCGTAAGGAAGACCCAATTCCGCAGCTAAATAAGCGCTGTCTGTACTCGATCCTAAAATATACAACGGAATATCCAAGCCTTCTCCCGGAATCGCACGCACCAGCGCGTCACGGTTTTCTTTGGAGAAATATTTTTGTAATTCCAAAATCTGTCTCGGAAACTGTTGATTGATCATTGCTGCGTTTCTTCCCAAAGCCTGAGCCGTTAGACCATCTGTTCCGGGCGCTCTTCCTACCCCAAGATCAATTCTTCCGGGAAAAAGAGATTCCAGAGTTCCGAATTGTTCGGCAATGACTAATGAACTGTGATTAGGAAGCATAATTCCTCCCGATCCTACTCTTATTTTTTTTGTTCCGTTGGCGATAAAACCAATCAGAACCGAAGTTGCAGAGCTGGCAATACTTTCCATATTATGATGCTCGGCCAACCAGAATCTTTTATAATCTAAATTTTCAGTATGGTTTGCTAAAGATAAACTGTCCTGAAATGTATCGTGAATCGTTTTATCCTGTTTTACAGGTGCAAGATCCAACACCGATATTTCGAAATTTTTCATATTTTAAAATTTAGGTCTAAAAACCAAGCAAATGTAAGGCTAATAAATTGCATTAGTTACTTTTTGTAATTGATAGGATGGATTGCCTAGTTCAGAAAAAAACTATCGAAAAATTATGGCTATTCAGAATGACTTCGCATCTATAGAAAAAGAATTAGCGGTAGATACAGAGACTTTAAATATTATTTTAGTCATAAAACATCAGTACAAAGTTTCTGTAGAAGAAGCGGTTACAGAATCCATGAATATTCACGATACATATATAAAAGAATTTGTAGAATTACAAAATAACCTACCCGATTTCGGTTCCGTGCAAAAAAATATAGAACGTTTTGTTCATAATATGGCACTTATGATTTCAGGATTAGGCGCTTGGTATCATAAAGGAAGTTCTACCCGATATAAAACTCCTGGCGAATTCCCAAAACCAGAATACGGCTTATCATTATAAAAAATGATAAATTTTTGATTCAATGCTTAAGAAGGGATTCAGTTTTATACTGAATCCTTTTTTGTAATTTTGAGTATGAAAATAGCGACTTTAAATATTGACTGGGCAAGGAAAAAAACGTCAGCAAAAATCGAAGAGTTTCTTAATCAGTTTGATTTCGACTTTCTTATTTTAACAGAAGCTATTGATCTTGATCTTAAAAATTTTAACCATAAATATCTTTGCTCACAAATTCCTGAAAATATTATTTACGAAAATCTTAATTACACGGAATATCTGAAAGGTGAAAAGGCATTCCGAACTATTTTATATTCTAAAATTCCTTGTTCAAAAAAACATTCTGTAACCGATGGCAAAACCAATCTCGCGTTGGAGTTTGAAACAGAGTTAGGAAATATTATAATTTATTGTACAATTGTTGGAACTTGGTTTAATCGAAAACCTTTTGTTAATAATGAATTGTACAATACCATTCAGGATTGCAGAAAAATTTATTCAATGAATAAAAATCTTTTTATTGTTGGAGATTTAAATACATCATTCAGAAAAGGAGAAGAAAGTTTTTCGATTAATTCTAAAACCACAAAATCCTTAAAAGATCTTTTTGAAGATTTAAATTTGATTAACTCTACTGTAGAAATTGAAGAAAATATCGATCATATTATTATTCCAAAGGCTTTTATGAATAATATTACTGAAACCAAAACTTTTGTTGATAAGAATCTTCTAAGTGATCATAAAGGAGTTTTTGTTTCTATTTAATACGTAAAATATAAAAAATGGCAAGAAATATAGAAATCTATACATTCAACAAAGAAAATGCTAAAGAAAATTTATTACCCTTGATTAGTGATACCATTTTGCACAAAAAATCTTTTTCTCAGTTTTTGAATGAAAGAAAAAATGAATTCGAAAATAATTTCAATATTTCTAAAAACAAAATTGCCAAAGCAATTTCAACTGATATTAACTACATTCAACCAGAAGATTTATTGGAAATAATATTTTTCCTTGATGAAGAAATTAAGTATAATAAAGATATTTTGGAAAAAGATATCGAAAAGTACGGAGTAAATCTGTTGTATGAAATACCCACAGTACGTTATAGTTATATGTATCAATACAGCAATTACACAAATTATTATCCCATCGAAGAGATTACGGATAATGATTATTATGGATATAATATTTCTGCTGTAGATTTTTTGAAATTCAACGATTATATGATTCTTCTTACTAGAAAAATATTAGATAGCAGAATGAATGGATATGATTATAGCGAAAAAGACTTTACGGATCTTGAAAAAAAAGTACTCGAAATTATAAATTATCAGTTTAAAGACGCTGACGGACTTCACAAAATCATAGAAGAAGAAATTCTCTACCTCAGAAATAGCGTAGATAACGAAGATAATAATGATGCAACACAAATCGTTTGGTGCGCATCAGAATTTTTTTCGAAATCCGTACTAATGCGGGAAAAAATTGATCTTCAGAATAGAGTTGTTATTCTGGATTATTGATAAAAATTCACTCAGTCTTATTTTTCTCCTTCTGATAATTAAAATGATTAATCAAAATTCTGATTTCATTAAATTCAAAATTACTTGGCAATATATTTTTCCATTCCGTTAAGGTTTCTTTCGGGTCTTTGTAGAAAATTTCTTCAAAAGCTTTGATCTTATCAGAAGTAATCACTCTGGAAATATCCAGCAAACCTTGCTCTGCAAATTTCGCCAGATGCCCAATTACCGTTTCCTTTACCAAGCCTCTTTCCAACGCAATTTCGGCAATGGTTTTTCCTTGTTCAAATAATTGAAAAGTAAGAACCTGAGACGGAACTTTTGCAATTTTCATGCTGACTTCCTTATCATTCTTTTCATCTAAAAGTTTAGTTTCCAACAAATGAATTTCTTTTAAACTATTTAAATATTCTTCAATATCTTCCAGCCAGACACGGAAATCTTCATTATACTGTTTCAACCCTTTTGCGCCTTTAATTTCCGCATAAAACTCTTTCAGCGGACTGAAAACTTTATCTTTAATTTCGGTAAAAAAGAAATTAACCGCTCCTTTTGTTTTGCTTTCAATATCAGACCATTCTTCATTCTGATTAATGAAATTATTCACCTTCTGAGAAATTACTCTTTCTAATTTTTCAAAGATTTTCCCCAGATTCACGACCTCATGTCTGAGCTGTCCATACAACTGTTTCGCTTTAAGATGATCTATACTTTTGGTAACAATAGACCGGTTATTCCAATCTTCAAGTTCTTTCAGAAACCATAGACAATCTATGGTACGAAGTACTTTTCTAATGCTGTAGTCGTATTTTTCTTTATTTAAAATGGCTTCAACATTATCGTTGGCGTGCGTCTCACCCTGAAATTTGAGAATTCTGTTATCTTTAAAAATAACTTCAGGGGTAATTTTAGATTTTAAGACAATCCCTTCCAGCGTTCGACAACGCGACAAGGCAACGTAAACCTGACCAGCTGTAAAACTTTTCCCGGCATCAATAATTACTTTATCAAAAGTCAATCCCTGACTTTTATGAATGGTCACTGCCCAAGCCAGTTTGATCGGAAACTGCTCGAAGCTTCCCAAAACTTCTTCTTTAATATTTTTATCGGTATCCAGAAAATATTTTTTCTGTTCCCAAACTTCACGTTTTACGGTAATTTCCCGGTCACTTCCATCAAGAATTACTTTAATTTCATTCTCATCCAACGCAGAAATTTCACCTAATTTTCCGTTGAAATATTTTTTTTCACCGGAAATGTCGTTTCGGATAAACATTACCTGAGCGCCCATTTTCAGATCTAAAAACTGCTCGTTCGGAAACTGATTTTCTTTAAATTCACCAAAAAGCTTCGCTTCATAACTTCGGGCGTCCACTTTTATTTCAGCTAATTTCTCCTGGTTGATCTCGTCCGCCATTTTATTGTGTGAACACAGATAAACGTAAGAATCGGTTCCCATTTCGAAATCGGGATTATATCTTTCATTCAAATGATTAAAATCGATATTGGCAACATCACCATCACGAATAGCATTTAAAATTTCAAGGAATTCCTGATCGGTCTGGCGATAAACTTTGGTTAATTCAATTGTAATTAACGGAATATCTTTGATCGCATGGCTGTCGAAAAAGAAAGGCGAATTGTAATACATTTTTAATATATGCTCATCTCTCACCACCGGCGGAAGCTGATACAAATCTCCGATGAACAACATCTGAACACCGCCAAAACGCTGATTATTTCTTCGGATAAAACGTAAGGAAAAATCCATCATATCCAAAACATCAGAACGCAGCATGGAAACCTCATCGATAATAAGAATTTCCACTTCCCTTAAAAGCTTCAGTTTATCTTTTCGATATTTGAAATGGGGCATCAGATCGGCAATATTATTTGCCAAACTGGTATCTATCCTGTCGGTTGTCGGTAAAAATGTTCTCAGCGGCAAACCAAACATCGAGTGAATAGTAACTCCTCCCGCATTAATCGCAGCAATGCCCGTAGGCGCTACCACAATATGCTTTTTGCGGGTATGCTTCACAAAATCATTAAGAAAAGTAGTTTTTCCTGTCCCTGCTTTTCCTGTTAAAAATACACTTCGGTTGGTATGCTCTAATAAGTCAAAAAAATGATTGTTCATCGCTTCCAAAATTACGGAAAATGAATTGTATTTTTCTATCTTGGCACAAGATTTGAAAATTCTTGTTGAGAAAAAACATTATTATGAAAAATTTATTTCTAAAAATACCCGCTTTAGTATTATGTACAGCGTTAACGGCAATGTCTTGTAACAGCACAGCCAATGCAAATACCAATTTGCCAAAAGATATTTCTGAAAGACCTGCCGATGCAGACAGTCAAAAATACGATCAGGCTCAGCTTGATAAACTGAAAAATGAAATAGAAACCGAAATCGGGAAAGAAAAATGTACGGAGGCTACCGTGAACGACTGGAAGCCTGTAGCAATGGGAGCAAAAGCCTGTGGTGGACCAAAATATTACATCGCTTATCCGTCAAAAATGGAAGCTTCAATTTTACCGAAAATTGAAAATTACAACAACAAAGAAAAAGAATTCAACAAAAAATACAACATCATTTCCGATTGTTCTTTTATAGGAGAACCTGTGGGAGTAAGATGTATCAACGGAAAAGCAGAGGTTGTTTATCCCGTTCAATAATAGATTTCGGAAAGGAGTTTAAATAAAAAAGGATAAAAAAAAGCTTTATCAAAATATGATAAAGCTTTTTTTGTGTCAATTGTCAATTTCTACGAGTCAATAGTGAATTTTTAGCCACTCAAAAATTGACCATTCACTATTTACATATAATTATTCTACAACGTCTTTTACGTTTTCTTTGTACCAAGAAGAATATTTCACATAATTATCGGCAATTCTATTCACCTCACCTTCTAACAGCTGTGAATTGATATCCTTAATTTTTCTCGCCGGAACACCGCCCCAAACTTCGCCAGATTTAATATGAGTTCCCTGCGTCACCACAGAACCGGCACCAACAATCGAGTTTTCTTCCACCAAACAATCATCCATAACAATCGCTCCCATCCCAATCAGAACATTATCCTGAATTGTACATCCGTGAACAATTGCATTGTGCCCTATGGATACATTATTTCCAATATTTAAAGGATATTTTTGATACGTGCAGTGCAGCATCGCATTATCCTGAACATTCACTTTATTGCCCATTTTAATATAATGAACATCCCCTCTTATCACCGCATTGTACCAAACGCTACAGTCTCTTCCCATCGTAACATCTCCGATAATCGTAGCTGTTTCTGCCAAAAAAGTATTTTCCCCAATCTGAGGTGATTTGCCTAAAAGTTCTTTTATAAGTGCCATATTTTTTAATTTGATAATTTGATAATGAGCTAATTTGAAGATTAAATCTTGAAATCACAAATTGTAAATTACAGTGATAGCGAAAATCTAACTTCCAACTTCTAGCTTCTAACTTCTAAATCCGTATTTTTGTATCTCAAATTTAACGAAAAAATGCATACTATACTTATAGAACCAACCGAAAACCCGAAAGTGATAAAATTTGTAGCAGATTACAATTTGATTCCGGGGTCTTTGGAGTTGGACAGAGAGTCAGATATTTCAGAAATCCCTTTAGCACAGGAGCTTTTCAATTATCCGTTTGTGGAAAGAATTTTCATTACGGCTAATTTT
The sequence above is a segment of the Chryseobacterium sp. MYb264 genome. Coding sequences within it:
- a CDS encoding gamma carbonic anhydrase family protein, which produces MALIKELLGKSPQIGENTFLAETATIIGDVTMGRDCSVWYNAVIRGDVHYIKMGNKVNVQDNAMLHCTYQKYPLNIGNNVSIGHNAIVHGCTIQDNVLIGMGAIVMDDCLVEENSIVGAGSVVTQGTHIKSGEVWGGVPARKIKDINSQLLEGEVNRIADNYVKYSSWYKENVKDVVE
- a CDS encoding terpene synthase family protein, with protein sequence MPSSEKNYRKIMAIQNDFASIEKELAVDTETLNIILVIKHQYKVSVEEAVTESMNIHDTYIKEFVELQNNLPDFGSVQKNIERFVHNMALMISGLGAWYHKGSSTRYKTPGEFPKPEYGLSL
- a CDS encoding helix-turn-helix domain-containing protein produces the protein MNNHFFDLLEHTNRSVFLTGKAGTGKTTFLNDFVKHTRKKHIVVAPTGIAAINAGGVTIHSMFGLPLRTFLPTTDRIDTSLANNIADLMPHFKYRKDKLKLLREVEILIIDEVSMLRSDVLDMMDFSLRFIRRNNQRFGGVQMLFIGDLYQLPPVVRDEHILKMYYNSPFFFDSHAIKDIPLITIELTKVYRQTDQEFLEILNAIRDGDVANIDFNHLNERYNPDFEMGTDSYVYLCSHNKMADEINQEKLAEIKVDARSYEAKLFGEFKENQFPNEQFLDLKMGAQVMFIRNDISGEKKYFNGKLGEISALDENEIKVILDGSDREITVKREVWEQKKYFLDTDKNIKEEVLGSFEQFPIKLAWAVTIHKSQGLTFDKVIIDAGKSFTAGQVYVALSRCRTLEGIVLKSKITPEVIFKDNRILKFQGETHANDNVEAILNKEKYDYSIRKVLRTIDCLWFLKELEDWNNRSIVTKSIDHLKAKQLYGQLRHEVVNLGKIFEKLERVISQKVNNFINQNEEWSDIESKTKGAVNFFFTEIKDKVFSPLKEFYAEIKGAKGLKQYNEDFRVWLEDIEEYLNSLKEIHLLETKLLDEKNDKEVSMKIAKVPSQVLTFQLFEQGKTIAEIALERGLVKETVIGHLAKFAEQGLLDISRVITSDKIKAFEEIFYKDPKETLTEWKNILPSNFEFNEIRILINHFNYQKEKNKTE
- a CDS encoding LLM class flavin-dependent oxidoreductase, with protein sequence MKNFEISVLDLAPVKQDKTIHDTFQDSLSLANHTENLDYKRFWLAEHHNMESIASSATSVLIGFIANGTKKIRVGSGGIMLPNHSSLVIAEQFGTLESLFPGRIDLGVGRAPGTDGLTAQALGRNAAMINQQFPRQILELQKYFSKENRDALVRAIPGEGLDIPLYILGSSTDSAYLAAELGLPYAFAGHFAPEQMEMAFSIYRQNFEPSKYLAQPYIIACVNGIAAETSEEAHKMSTTLFQAFINIVRNDRKPFAPPVDNMDDIWSPMERSMVLQKLRYTFIGDQSEIEEMLKNFQEKYNVDELMINSHIYDHQKRLASYEIIRKAKDSLFS